The sequence TTATTTCTTCAACACCCGTGGATGGAATACATATCGTACAGATATAATAGACGTATATTTGAATGCCGGAAACAACACAATCAGATTTTATAACGGCACATCGGGAAGTTATGCACCGAATATTGATAAAATAGCAATTGCCGCTCCCTTTGAAGGAGGAACCGAACCAACTCCACCAGAAGAGGATTTTGTATATGGAGATGTAGATGGAAACGGCACGGTTAATTCAACAGATGTAAACTATATGAAACGGTATTTATTAAGGCAAATTGAAGAGTTCCCCTATGAAAAAGCTTTAATGGCAGGAGATGTGGATGGAAACGGCAATATTAATTCGACAGACTTGTCTTATTTGAAAAAATATATATTAAAACTCATATCAGCATTCCCGGCAGAAACTAACTAGGCTCCGGCGGGATAAAACACCTGCTCTTGATTCACGGAACGCAGCCAATACTGTTATGAAACAGCCGATTTATCAAGGTATGCTAAGCCGAATGCAGATAAAGCCGCACTTTTATACTCTCAAATAAAAAGGCCTTTTTACGTATCAAATATTAACATATAATAAGTATACGTCACAAACCAAAAACCCAGAACGAACCAATTAATAAAGTAGTTCTGGGTTTTTTCTAACTCATTGTATGTAAAAATTCTAAATGTAGAAAAACAGATAATGGGGAGGGATTAATTACGATAAAGGGGATTTTAAAATTTATTGTGTTGGTTTTGGTTATGATACTATTAGCCACCTCAGTGTGTTACTCAAGTAATCCTTCGATAACGCAGGCTTCAACGGGTGCCGATGGTGCTATAGCAAAGCTTCAGTCATATAATTATTCGCATATGTACATAAGAAATGCAAACTTTGATGTAAGAATAGATGATAATGTTACACCGGAAACAGATGCCCAATGGGTGCTTGTTCCCGGCCTTGCCAACAGCGGCGAGGGATATGTGTCTATTCAATCTGTTGATCATCTGGGATATTACTTAAGACACTGGAATTATGATTTCAGATTGGAAAAAAACGACGGGACCAGAATTTTTGCGGAGGATGCAACATTTAAAATGGTTCCGGGGCTTGCGGATCCTTCATATACTTCTTTCCAGTCCTATAATTATCCTACCAGATATATAAGGCATTATAATTACCTGTTGAGGTTGGATGAAATTGTAACAGCCCTTGACAGAGAGGATGCCACATTCAGAGTGATTGACAGTTCATCTGTGGATCCCGACAAAGCGGATGATTCGGTTATTGTAACAAATCCGATCGTCAGGCGGCGGGCAGATCCCTGGGTTTACAGGCATACCGACGGTTATTATTATATGACGGCATCCGTACCGGAGTATGACAGAATAGAGCTAAGACGGTCGAGAACATTGCAAGGACTTTCAACAGCCACACCTAAGACGATATGGAGAAGGCACTCCAGCGGAATTATGGGAGGACATATCTGGGCTCCGGAGATTCATTTCATTGACGGAAAATGGTATATTTATTTTTCAGCAGGAACATCCACTAATTACTTCGATATACGTTTGTATGTCCTTGAATGTTCGGATTCAAATCCTCTTACCGGAACCTGGGTGGAAAAAGGTCAATTAAAGACCAACTGGGAGTCTTTCACCCTCGATGCAACCACCTTTGAACACAACGGTACAAGGTATCTTGTATGGGCTCAGAAAGACCCTAAAATAGCTAGTAACAGCAATATTTATATTGCCAAAATGAATGGGCCTCTTGCCATAACCGGAAACCAGGTTATGATTTCGACACCCGAATATTCATGGGAAAAGATAGGTTATGCTGTCAATGAAGGCCCTGCCGTTTTAAAGAAAAACGGTAAAATTTTCATAACCTTTTCAGCAAGCGCTACAGACGCAAACTATTGCATGGGATTGTTAACTGCCTCCGACACCGCCAATTTATTGGATCCGAAATCCTGGCACAAATCGCCGAACCCCGTATTTCAGAGCAATCCATCCACAGGGCAGTACGGACCCGGGCATAATTCCTTTACAACTTCACCCGACGGAAAAGTGGATATTATGGTATATCATGCGAGGAACTACCGGGATATAACGGGAGATCCTTTGTATGACCCGAACAGGCATACCCGTGCGCAAATAGTCAACTGGAATGCTGACGGTACACCGGACTTCGGAATACCGGTTGCTGACGGAACAAATGTTATATATATCCCGCCCCAGACACCAACACCAATACCTACAAACAGTCCTACACCCAGTGATTTAATCTACGGCGATATAAATGGAGATAATTCTGTCAATTCAACGGATTTAACAATTTTAAAAAGATATTTGCTTGGAAGTACTGTCCCGACGGCACCGAACTGGAGACTGGCCGCCGACCTTAATTTGGACGGAAATATAAACTCAACGGATTTTACAATACTTAAGAGGTACATTTTAGGCAGAATTGAAGCACCGCCCTGGGTAAATCAGACATAGGAACATAGATTGGGAACTCAATTATATTTATTTTTAAATAAATTTTTGGGAGGGACGTCATGAATAATTTAAAAAAGTATACATTGGTCGCTGTATTTGTTTTCCTGACGGCAGTATGCTTTCAGCATCCTGGAATAACCAGTGCTGCAACAACAATTACCATAGACCCTGATGCAACCTATCAAACCATCGAAGGCTGGGGTGCAAGCATATGCTGGTGGGGAAATCAGATTGGCCGGTGGTCTCCCGATAACAGGAACAGACTGATTGAGAAAATTGTCAGCCCGACCGATGGACTGGGATATAATATATTCAGGTACAATATCGGCGGCGGAGATAATCCCGGTCATAATCATATGAGGGACTATGCTGATATTCAAGGATATCAGAATGCGGACCGTTCGTGGAACTGGAATGCTGATGCCGCCCAAAGGGCCGTTCTTACCCGGCTGATAGAAAGAGGGAGATATTACGGATCGGAAATTATACTTGAAGCGTTTTCCAACTCTCCACCCTACTGGATGACGAAAAGCGGCTGCGCTTCCGGAACTTCCGACGGTTCCAACAACTTAAGAGATGACTGTTATGACGATTTTGCCGATTATCTTACCGAGGTTGTAAAACATTTCAGGGATGCATGGGGGATTACCTTCAGGACTCTGGAACCCATGAATGAACCCAATTCAGACTGGTGGAAGGCCGGTGGCAGGCAGGAAGGCTGCTCCTTTTCCTACGCCAATCAACAGAGAATTATTAAAGAGGTTGGAGAAAAATTAAAAGCAAAAGGGTTGACCGGGACAACTGTCAGTGCTGCCGATGAAGCCAGTATTGACACGGCCCTGGAAGGGCTTCAGTCCTACGACGCAACCACTTTGTCCTATATGTCCCAGCTTAATGTGCATTCTTATTTCGGCTCGAAAAGAGCCCAGCTCAGAGACCTTGCAAAATCCAAAGGGCTCAGAATCTGGCAGTCGGAATCCGGTCCGTTGAGTTTTAACGGCGATATGGCAGATTCATGTATAATGCTGTCAAAACGTATTGTTACCGACTTGAAAGAATTACAGTGTGTGGCGTGGCTGGACTGGCAAATAATAGACGGGGGCAATTGGGGCAGTATATATGTGGATGATGCGTCCCAGACCTTTACCCTTACCGAAAAATTCTATATGCATGCAAATTACAGCAGGTTTATAAGGCCCGGTTATACAATCATAGGTGCCAATAATGAAAAAACAATTGCGGCAATAAGCCCCGATAAAAAGAAGCTTGTTATCGTCGCAACCAACGACAATAAATCCTCCAGCGCAAATTATACATTTAACCTGACAAGGTTTTCAGGCGTAAACAGCACTGTGGAGGTTTACAGAACATCTCCCAGCCTAAGCCTTGCAAAAAGCATTATAACAGCGTCGAATAAAATTGTTTCCGACACTTTGCCTCCGTACTCGATAAATACATATGTCATAACCCTTGACGGTGGTGTTGAATCAGTACCGGCGGTCGGGCTTCAATCCTATAATTATCCCAACAGATATGTAAGACACGCAGACTTTGATGCAAGGATAGATGAAAACGTAACTCCTCTGGAAGATTCACAATGGAGGCTGGTTCCGGGCCTTGCCAACAGCAGCGAAGGGTATGTTTCCATCCAGTCGGTAAACTATCCTGGATATTACTTAAGACACTGGGATTATGATTTCAGGCTTGATAAGAACGACGGAACCACAATTTTTGCTGAGGATGCAACCTTTAAACTGGTTCCGGGCCTTGCAGACCCTTCCTGTGTTTCTTTTCAGTCATATAATTATCCCGACAGATATATAAGGCACTATGGATACTTGTTGAAACTCGAGAGAATTTCAACCGATCTGGACAGGCAGGATGCAACCTTTTTAATAATCAGCGATGATTCTCCCGGACCTATAACAGATTCAGGGTATATAATGGCTTATTTCAAACAGGCGCCGGGCGAGTATGGGCTCAATCTTTGCTACAGTACGGATGGGCTCCACTGGAGAAATATAAACGACGGAAAGCCGGTTTTGTATGCGCAAATGGGAACAAAGGGAATTAGGGATCCGTATATTTTCAGAAAGCAGGACGGAAAGTTCGGAATAGTTGCAACCGACATGCTGGGGACTAATTGGGGAGATACGAGCCAGTATATTCATTATTGGGAATCCGAGGATTTGATAAACTTTACCGAACGTTTAATAAAAGTGCATAATAAAAGCAACATGCATGCCTGGGCTCCGGAGGTATTCTATGACGAGAACAGGAAGCAGTACGGGATATACTGGGCAGGCAATACGGATTATAACCGAATATATGTAAACTATACAACGGATTTTGATACAGTAAGTGACTGTCAAGTGTTTTTTGACCCCGGCTATGATGTAATTGATGCTCACATTGTCAGTGACAAAGGAATGTATTATTTGTTTTTCAAAGACGAGAGAGCCTCGGGAAAAGCCATTAAGGTAGCCAGATCAAGCTCCTTGACTCCCAACAGCTTCACTGTATTTACGCCGAATTTTATAACCTCGCCCAATACGGAGGGACCCTTTGTTTTCAAAGACAATAATTCCGACTCATGGTATATGTATGTTGACATTTATTCCAACAACGGTATTTTTGAATGCTGGAAGACAAACGATTTAAATGCCTTAAGCTGGACGAAGGTCACCGGAATCAGTGTACCGCCGGGAGTAAGACATGGAAGCGTTGTAAAGGTTAATCGATGGGAACTGGAAACTGCCATTTCCCGAAAAGTAGTTACTCCACCTGCTCCAACACCGCCACCGGTGCTTAAAGGTGATGTAAATGCCGACGGAGTGATTAACTCATCGGACATAATGGTATTAAAAAGGTTTCTGTTAAGAACAATAACGCTTACGGAAGAAATGCTTTTAAATGCGGACACCAATGGAGACGGTGCGGTAAACTCTTCAGACTTCACATTGCTAAAACGGTATATATTGCGCAGCATAGATTCTTTCCCGGTTTAAACGATAAAGTCCCGGTATGAAATTAGCCTGTTAGAGACTTCGAAGCAGTTTCTAACAGGCTTTCTTACGTTTGCAGTATGTACTTCCATTTCTTTTATATGCAAAATCTTCCTCGGTTCTTTCCAGAGATCCCAAGCTTACACCTGAGAAAAGCATCTGTTTTTCACATGTTTTGGCAAATCTACGAGATATACGGTTTTTGGAGGTTCCGGAATTATATTACTGTGCCTCACGGTCCGGTACCAACCCCGTCAATTCTCCATCCGCCTTTTTTGGATTCCTTCTTCAATATAACAAACCTTGTCCGAACCCCATTATTTTCTACTATAGGTTCTTCGAATTCATAATCAACACTAACCTGATACTCCAGTACTCCCGGTTCGTTTCCAAATGCATTAAATTCTTTTATATCCAACAATTTTGCTTTTTTTACGTTTGTGTCAATTTTACTTTCATTTTTATTGAAAAGGTCATCACTGCTCATACCTATTGACAAATATTTTAATTGATTTTCCCTGGTCGTACATGCCCGTATTATTTTCTCGTCACGTTCATCCACCGCTTTGAAATACTCTCTGACAATATCCTCCGGCTGCATTTTGGACAGCCTTATTTCCAATTCATCCTCAAAATCAATATAATCTTCAATCCATTCATTCCATTCCTTGCCCGCAATATCTTTCAATCTCTTTCTATTGAGAGCGCAGGCCATAAAATCCTGCCTTCCGGCATCAATGTATGCACCTATGATTTCATTATCATATTTAACAACAATACCTCTGGCATTTATTCTCGGCTTCATATAATTAGGAAGAGGATCTCTAAGCCGGTAAATCTCTACTTCCACTTCTTTCCCAAGATACTCGGAAAAGTCAAGACCTATTCCCTTGGACAGTTCATTGACATAAGCCCAGTATATCTTTTCGGGATATTCTCCCGCTCTATGTTTTAGATCATCCGGCAATTTCTCCTTTAAAGTATTTATTCTATAGTCAACCGTCCATGTATACCCGCCAAACAGTTTCACTATCTGTCTTTCCACATTTGTATCAGGATTTGTATACTCGTTCAAATCAGCCATATATCTGAAAAAACTATAGTCAGCCTCAAACTTTGTTCCTTCGTCTTCTATGTATCCTATTTCATAAAGTGTATCGTATGCAAAAGTAATCTCCTTTTTGTCGCCGTTTGTTTTGGTAATAATCAATTTATTATTTTTGTAAGCAGTTGCTCTCATTTTGCTTATTTTAGATTCATCCTCAAGTGGTTTGCTTTTGTCTATCATAAACATAATATCACGTATCATTTTTTTGTCTGTAATAGTTATAGGTTTTACTTCATTTCCGTAATATCCATCAGGATCGGGGATAAATTCAATTGATGCAACACCTTTGGTCATTCCGGAAGTTTCACTCTGCTTTTCCTCAGCCTTGCTTTCCTGTGTGTTTTGCGGAGAGGGAATTTGACCGTTTTCCTTCGTATTACATCCTGCCAAAAAAAGCATTATCGCTGTCAATAGAAGCACCAAACAACTTTTGCACAGTTTATTCATTTTTTATTCCTCCCAATTTCAATTGCCAGATATTAATTCGTAAAATAAATTCAGATATGTTAAAAATAACTCTGCATATAATTACACAAAAAATCATTGCCGAAGGTAATCCTTGACACCTTCTGGTCATGGTTCCGTGATAAAAAAACAATTATTCAAAAACACCTACAATTTCTCCTCGCTGGATAATATGGGGTTCAATAGCTTTCAGCAAATGTCTTTTTCCTGCACTACTCTTTAAATTAAATTCCGGTGATTTGTCTTCCCCTCTGCCGGTATGCTGTAATGGAAATTTTCCGTTGTTCGTTAAACCAACGCATTCAAATTCTAATTTGCCATCCTGCATCTAAACTCATTCCTTTCGATTTATTTGCCTTTTGTTGCATTTTGCAGAAATCGTCACTGTTCCATGCAATACCCATAACTTTTCGGAAGCACATATCTCTTAAACTCATTGTTAAAAAAGTCGTCTGTCATTCCTGCAATATAGTCAAGCACAATTCTTGGCTTGCTGTTGCTACGCAAATACTCTTCACTCATATTATCTAAAAACCACTCATATATGGAGGATTCTTTATTTTCCGTTTCCAAATCCTTTAAATACAACTCAAACAGTTCTCTGAACATTCTCTTTATTTTCTCATTCTCAGTCATTTTTACAGGATTTTTATAAATATACTTATAGTTAAAATCAAGAAGCAGTTTCAAAGCATTGTACTTATCTTTGGAAAACATAATATACGGCCTGTTATAACTATTTTCTATTATATCTTTTGCAAGGTTGTTAATAATATCCCGATTGGTATTTCCCAGCACCCTTACAACTTCACCCGGAATATCCTCCCTCTTTATAAGCTTTACTGTTATTGCATCCTCAATATCCCTTCCTATATATGCAATTATATCGCATATCCGTACCAGACAGCCCTCCAGCGTCATTGGCCGCAGCTTTTTGCTGTAGTCTTTTTCCGTCCAGCACTTTTCATAATCCTCCAAAAATTTATCCCAATTTTTGTTCGTTTCCGGCGCATATTCCTTTTCGAGAATTTCACCGTTGTGGCAGAGGATACCGTCAAGTACCTGCAATGTCAGGTTCAATCCCCGTGCTCCGTTTTCCAACTCCATCAAAAACCTCACGCTTTGAGCATTATGGTTAAAATACAGGTTCTCTTTTTTATTAATGATTTCATTCAAATAATTCTCACCGTCATGCCCGTATGGTACATGTCCCAAGTCATGCCCAAGCGCAATTGCCTCAATCAAATCCTCATTCAGACTCAAACACCTTCCAATAACCCTTGCTATCTTTGAAACAAATTGAACATGCAGAACCCTGTGGGTAATATGGTCGTTTTCGAAAAGGAAAAATGCCTGCGTTTTGTCAATATATCTTGTATAGGCAAGAGAATGTATTATCCTGTCGGTATCGTGGAAAAAAGCAGGTCTGATATTAATCCTGTCCTCTATTTCCTCCCGTTCCGGATGCCGGCGAACCCCCATGATGCTCTTACAAGCATATTTTGATAATATCTTTTCTCTTTTTAAATTGTTTTTAATTATTTCACTGTAAATTTCATTAGAATCCATAATTAAACACCCCTCAGTTAAAATAATTCCCGCCGCCTGATGTCCGGCAGCATAATTTTTATCCTCTTTTTTTATCCTCTTAAAGAGTAAGATTTTTCAAAGTTACCTCAAGAGTATGGTCATTCAGTACTCTTATACCCACATCAACTTTTTGCGTTGTTTTTATTGGATATCTCTCCATTTTGAAAAAAATACATCATAAATACAACAGCTGAATCCCTTGAGGGATCCAGCACACGTTTCCATGCATATTCAAAATCATAATGTCAATTATCAGTCTTTTAGACACTGTTTTCAAGCAAAACCTCTTCATCATCGTTTCCCCAGCTGCAACAAATTTTTGTTGCCATAACCACCAATATCTTATCATACATAAAATTTCAAGTAAACAAGTTTTATTTTTATATATAGATTTTGCTTAAAAATGTTAATAAAAAAACCATAGTTTCAAGGCACTCTTTATACCTCTCCCTATGGTTGCATGCAAATATTTTATTGGCTCTGTTTAATCATTTGAAGTAGCTAAATCTCGCGCCTTCCCTCCAAAGCCTTTGCCAATGTAACTTCATCAGCATATTCAAGATCTCCGCCGACAGGTATTCCATGAGCTATTCTTGTAGTCTTAACACCCAAAGGCTTAATAAGCTTTGAAATATACATTGCAGTTGCTTCACCTTCAATATTGGGATTTGTTGCAATAATGACCTCTTTGACGTTTCCTTCCTTTATCCTGTCTAAAAGCTCCTTGATTTTTATATCCTCAGGTCCAATCCCCTGCATGGGTGATATCGCACCGTGCAGCACGTGATAAAGCCCTTTAAACTCCCGTATTTTCTCCATTGCAACAACATCCCTGGGGTCTTCAACGACGCAAATTACAGAACTATCCCTTTTTTCCGAACTGCAAAGCGGACAAACATCAGTATCGGTTAAATTGCCACATACCGAACAAAATTTTGTTTTCTGCTTTGCTTCAGTTATAGCGTTTGCAAGCCTATCAACTTTTTCCTGGGGCATATCCAGCACATAAAAAGCCAATCGCTGGGCAGTCTTGTGCCCTATGCCGGGGAGCTTCTCAAACTCCTCTATAAGCCTTGCAATCGGTGCGGCATAAAAGCTCATGCATATTCACCCTTTATCATCAAAACATCAATTAAAACAAACCGGGAATTCCACCCAATCCGCCCGTAATCTTGCTAATCTCGGCTGTAACCATTTCATCGGCTTTTCTCAGAGCTTCGTTAACCGCTGCAAGTATAAGGTCCTGAAGCATTTCAACGTCATCAGGGTCAACAACCTCCGGTTTTATCGTAATTTCCTTAATATCTTTTCTTCCTGTGGCAACTACAGTAACTGCTCCTCCGCCGGCAGACGCTTCAACAGTCTTTTCCTTGAGTTCTTCCTGAACTCTCTCCATATCCCTCTGCATCTTCTGAGCCTGCTTTACAAGGTTGTTTATATTGCCACCGAATCCCGGAAAACCGCCCTTTGCCATTAACATCTACCTCCAATTTTGTGTTGTATCTTCAGATTGTTATATCCGAATTTAAAAATACCTAACCAACATTATATATCAATATATGCTAAAAAGACCAGTAAAATTTTTGAAATTTATTCGTCAATTATATTGACCTCAACATCAAACTTTTGAGCAAAATCCTGCGCTTTCTCAACCAGCTTGTCCTCTTCATCATTTTTTCCTGTATCAACAATGTCCTCTTCGTCAAAACATTTAACCCTGACCTCTTTTCCAAGGCATTCGCGAAGGCACTCTTCTATCACTTCAAGGTTCTCGGACTTTTCAACAAGCATTTTACAGCCGTTATTTTTAAATACTATCCCGACTTGGTTGGAACCCAACTCTATAAGTTTGGTATCCAAAAGATAGGCATATACAGCCATTCTGCCCCTGCTTTTCAGCTCGTCCAGCACCTTGCCCCACACTTCAATTCCCTTTACATTTTTTGCAATATTCTTTTTTTCAATACGCTCGTTAACTTCAGGTGACGAATTTTTTTCATCCGAATCCACACTTCCGGAATCCTTTTGAGAACCGCCCGAACCGTCAGAACCATTTTGGGGTATGGCAACACCCTTTTCCAAAATATCATTAACATTCTTCTCAAGCAGCCGGATTCTCTCCAATACCCCGGCATCTCCCGGGTCCAACCTGTTTTCGCAAAGCTTGATAAGTGTTGTTTCCAAAAGAACCCTGGGATGTGTGGACCATTTTAACGCCGCTTCCAGTGAAGACAGCTCCTTTATCACCGTTACAATCTCAAACAACTCCAAACCTTTGCATTGTTCCTTCATTCTTTGAATTGAGTCCGCAGAGGCATCAATTATATCTTCGGGATTTGATAGCGAACTGCAAATCATTAAATTCCTGTAATACATCACCAGCTCCGAAACAAACTGGCCGATATTCTTGCCCTCCATCACCAGCTCATCAACGGCATTCAACACTCTGCCTACCTCTTTGTTTTTTATGGCATCCACAACCTCAGCGATAAAAGTATCTGTCACAAGGCCTACCACAGACAAGACATCCTCATAGGTCAGCTCCTTGCTTCCCAAGGATATGCACTGATCCAATATGCTTATGGCATCCCTTAAAGCACCGTCGGATAGCTTTGCTATCAATTTGGAAGCTTCCCTTCGTATTTCCACTCCGCTTTCTTTTGCAATATACTCAATTCTCTTTACAATACTGTCAACCGGAATTCTTCTGAAATCAAACCTTTGGCAGCGGGACAGTATGGTTGCAGGAAGCTTGTGCGGTTCGGTGGTGGCAAGAATAAATATCACATGGGCCGGAGGCTCTTCAAGTGTCTTTAAAAGGGCATTAAACGCGCCTGTTGAAAGCATGTGAACTTCGTCAATAATATAAACTTTGTATCTGGCTTTCGAAGGTGTATATATAACTTCATCCCTGAGAACCCTTATATCATCCACACTGTTGTTTGAAGCAGCATCTATTTCTATGACATCCAAAAGACTCCCGTTAAGTATCCCCTGGCAAATCTCACACTGATTACACGGGTCACCGTCTTTTGGATTCAAACAGTTTACGGCTCTCGAAAATATTTTTGCCATTGTGGTTTTTCCTGTACCTCTCGTACCGCAGAAGAGATATGCATGAGCTATACGTCCGGAGCAGATGCTGTTCCTAAGCGTTCTTACAACGTGTTCCTGTTCAACCACATCTTCAAAAACCAAGGGCCTCCATTTTCTATACAAAGCCAGATATGACACAAAACATCCTCCTACTTTCCCATATCAAAAAGCTGACTAATATAAAATAAGCTATTTAATAATTAAATAGCTTTCCACAACAATTTGATATATTTTATTTTGCTGTTGATTGTTTTATTTAAATTGGTCGTGCACCTATATTCGACATGCATATACAAGCGTAACCAGTGCAGTTAGCTCGAACCAGGCAATCCCACGGCACACGAAAGTGACTACTTACCGCTGCTTTCTTCCGAACCTGACGGGGTTCATAGGCTTCCGTTGCGTAGGACCCAATTTTCATCGCCACTTGCAAAGGGCAGACCTTACAGAAGCATGCCTATTATAGGAATTCGACCCTGCTATAGCGGATTGCAGGTAACAGGGCACCGCTACCTCCCCGTCTAGCACGACCAAATATTAACTTATCAGTATTCCGCTTAATGAATATTTATTATCATTAATATTATTAAGGGAATGCTTTATATATTATACTTAATTATTGATGATTCTTCAAGACATTTATTCTATTAAATTTCTATATATTTATTACTCTTTTTCCTATAATTGTGTCCATTTGCATCTTAAGTTTATAATCAGATATATTAGGTTTAGACAATTATACAGTTTAGTTTTTTAAATCAATTTAAGGTGCATCGGTACAATAAATATAGTGTTTCCGGTCTTAAAGCGGTTTTGTGTATATGCAGAAAAATTAAATAATATATTTAAAATTACCTGTTATATGTGATAAAATGGTATAAAATTATAGTTCTTGTAGATATAAAAACATAAAACGTCCTGAAATTCGAAGACACGCAAAAAACTGAGAGAAATGAGAAATAACGATACAGACAGCAGACCTACTGATAAATTTTATAATTTGGGAAAAAAACATCGAGTTTCAGACCTGCCACCTCTATTCCGTTTGTTTCGGTAACAACACATTTGTTGCTGTAGGCAGCAATGGCGCCATAAAGATATCGAAGGATGGAAACAGCTGGTCAAGAATTAATTTGGATCTTCATTCTGACCTATTTGACGTTATATATGCAGATGATAAATTTGTAGCTGTCGGTGGTGGAGGAATTATCATAACTTCTCACAACGGTATAAACTGTACAAAAATTGAAGCAGAAATAAAAAGCGGAATTTTAAAAATACATTGGAACGAGAAACAGTATTTAGGTATTACCAGAAATAGTCTGATAGTTTCATCCGATGGAAAAACTGGAATGAATTATCCGCGGACACAACAGAAATGGCATCCATTGCATACGGAAATAACAATTATGTAATTGTAAAAAGAGATGGTAAAATACTAACATCATCCGACGGACACGAGTGGAAAGAAAAATATTTTTTACAAGGCGGCAGTTTTACAAG comes from Acetivibrio thermocellus ATCC 27405 and encodes:
- a CDS encoding YbaB/EbfC family nucleoid-associated protein, with amino-acid sequence MAKGGFPGFGGNINNLVKQAQKMQRDMERVQEELKEKTVEASAGGGAVTVVATGRKDIKEITIKPEVVDPDDVEMLQDLILAAVNEALRKADEMVTAEISKITGGLGGIPGLF
- the dnaX gene encoding DNA polymerase III subunit gamma/tau; protein product: MSYLALYRKWRPLVFEDVVEQEHVVRTLRNSICSGRIAHAYLFCGTRGTGKTTMAKIFSRAVNCLNPKDGDPCNQCEICQGILNGSLLDVIEIDAASNNSVDDIRVLRDEVIYTPSKARYKVYIIDEVHMLSTGAFNALLKTLEEPPAHVIFILATTEPHKLPATILSRCQRFDFRRIPVDSIVKRIEYIAKESGVEIRREASKLIAKLSDGALRDAISILDQCISLGSKELTYEDVLSVVGLVTDTFIAEVVDAIKNKEVGRVLNAVDELVMEGKNIGQFVSELVMYYRNLMICSSLSNPEDIIDASADSIQRMKEQCKGLELFEIVTVIKELSSLEAALKWSTHPRVLLETTLIKLCENRLDPGDAGVLERIRLLEKNVNDILEKGVAIPQNGSDGSGGSQKDSGSVDSDEKNSSPEVNERIEKKNIAKNVKGIEVWGKVLDELKSRGRMAVYAYLLDTKLIELGSNQVGIVFKNNGCKMLVEKSENLEVIEECLRECLGKEVRVKCFDEEDIVDTGKNDEEDKLVEKAQDFAQKFDVEVNIIDE